The following coding sequences lie in one bacterium genomic window:
- a CDS encoding GNAT family N-acetyltransferase yields MNIEITKFSMSDYEEATAFWASIPEVGLDDADSISSMQSFIKRNPELSFVARHGRELIGEI; encoded by the coding sequence ATGAATATAGAAATCACTAAATTTTCAATGTCTGACTATGAAGAAGCTACAGCTTTCTGGGCTTCAATACCAGAGGTTGGCCTGGATGATGCTGATTCTATCTCTTCTATGCAATCATTCATAAAAAGAAATCCGGAACTTAGCTTTGTAGCAAGACATGGCAGAGAATTAATTGGGGAGATC